A stretch of Mesoplodon densirostris isolate mMesDen1 chromosome 7, mMesDen1 primary haplotype, whole genome shotgun sequence DNA encodes these proteins:
- the LOC132494114 gene encoding olfactory receptor 9I1-like, with protein MAENGTVVTEFILMGLQLWAELQTGLFFVFLVLYLITIGGNLEMIVQIQSDRHLQTSMYFFLSHLSFLNICYSSVIVPQLLETLGTDKMVITFECCTTQFFFFTLCASTGCFLSAVMAYDLYVAMRNPLLYATAMTPQTRLGLVARAYGGAMVNSVIRTGCTFSISFCKSNHMDFFFCDLPPLLKLACSETRPRERVIYLLAFLVITTSVSVIFISYLFIIQAILKIRSAGGKAKTFSTCASHITAVALFFGALIFIYLKGNMGKSLGEDKIASVFYTVVIPMLNPMIYSLRNKEVKEVLKRVLNRMRVSQVE; from the coding sequence ATGGCAGAAAATGGCACTGTGGTGACAGAATTCATTTTGATGGGGCTCCAGCTGTGGGCAGAGCTGCAGACAGGTCTCTTCTTTGTGTTTCTGGTCCTTTATCTCATCACCATAGGAGGTAACCTGGAGATGATAGTGCAGATTCAGAGTGACCGTCACCTCCAGACCTCCATGTACTTCTTCCTCAGCCACCTTTCCTTCCTGAACATTTGCTACTCTTCTGTTATTGTCCCTCAGTTGCTGGAGACCTTGGGTACTGATAAGATGGTCATCACCTTTGAGTGCTGTACCACCCAATTCTTCTTTTTCACACTCTGTGCTAGTACTGGATGTTTCCTTTCAGCCGTGATGGCCTATGACCTCTATGTGGCCATGCGTAACCCTCTCCTCTATGCCACTGCCATGACACCTCAGACCCGCCTGGGGCTGGTGGCTAGGGCATATGGTGGTGCCATGGTCAATTCTGTGATCCGCACTGGGTGTACCTTCTCCATCTCCTTCTGTAAGTCCAACCATAtggatttcttcttttgtgacctCCCACCTCTGCTGAAGCTTGCCTGTAGTGAGACCAGACCACGAGAACGGGTGATCTACCTCTTAGCTTTCTTGGTCATTACAACCAGCGTTTCAGTGATTTTTATATCCTACCTGTTCATCATTCAGGCTATTCTGAAGATTCGTTCAGCTGGTGGCAAAGCCAAGACTTTCTCTACCTGTGCTTCTCACATAACTGCAGTGGCTCTTTTCTTTGGGGCACTGATATTCATATACCTGAAAGGTAACATGGGAAAATCCCTTGGGGAGGACAAGATTGCATCAGTATTTTATACTGTGGTCATCCCTATGCTGAACCCAATGATCTACAGCCTGAGGAACAAGGAAGTGAAGGAGGTTCTGAAGAGAGTTCTCAACAGGATGAGGGTTTCCCAAGTAGAGTAA